A genomic window from Fusarium oxysporum Fo47 chromosome VIII, complete sequence includes:
- a CDS encoding exosome non-catalytic core subunit RRP42: MASQINLFSPAELAYLHQSLSLHPPIRPDGRTPTQFRPLTAETGVLPGTNGSARVHFSDGTEAIVGVKAEIEKTGGSEEQRDEEDRTRGDWLELAVEIPGQRDDEASTIFLAEMLREALLADNEFAKKLRINRRFHWRLYLDVLLISPPLSYPLPLLSLTTHLALLATRLPRLKSEGDEDPMFDDDWEASTFLYPRDGADAAGSRPSITLLVVAIGDNIIFDPAKEELAVAETALAVSVAEVRRVATEGDMEVDKKSRELKLLSIRTIDPPSRLTPPGVPHTTNGTAQKGEAQTAEGVWKAPLGGTKFGVMDSIIQAVLEKGGVADEVLEGLEGVELT, from the exons atggcgtCCCAGATAAATCTCTTCTCGCCAGCCGAACTTGCCTATCTTCACCAGTCACTCTCGTTACATCCTCCAATCCGCCCCGATGGGCGCACACCGACACAATTCCGTCCCTTGACAGCAGAGACAGGCGTTCTGCCTGGTACAAATGGCAGCGCGCGCGTACATTTCTCTGATGGCACTGAGGCCATTGTAGGAGTCAaggctgagattgagaagactGGAGGAAGCGAGGAGCAGCGGGACGAAGAAGATCGAACAAGGGGTGACTGGCTCGAATTGGCAGTTGAGATCCCAGGACagagagatgatgaagcctCGACAATATTCCTGGCAGAAATGTTGAGAGAGGCGCTATTGGCAGATAATGAGTTTGCCAAGAAATTGAGAATCAACAGACGGTTTCACTGGCGACTATATCTCGAC GTTCTACTAATATCTCCTCCGCTATCATACCCTCTCCCACTACTCTCACTTACAACACATCTCGCACTTCTGGCCACCCGTTTGCCCCGTCTCAAGTCTGAAGGCGACGAGGATCCTATGTTTGACGACGATTGGGAGGCGTCGACATTCTTGTACCCTCGCGATGGTGCTGATGCAGCAGGTTCACGACCATCTATCACACTTCTCGTGGTTGCGATTGGCGACAACATCATCTTCGACCCTGCAAAGGAGGAATTGGCCGTCGCGGAGACAGCGCTGGCCGTATCTGTGGCGGAGGTCCGTCGAGTTGCAACTGAGGGCGACATGGAGGTTGACAAGAAGAGCCGCGAGCTCAAGTTGTTGTCTATCCGAACCATTGACCCGCCATCAAGGCTCACACCGCCCGGAGTGCCACATACGACGAATGGAACTGCACAAAAGGGAGAGGCTCAGACAGCTGAGGGAGTGTGGAAGGCACCATTGGGTGGAACGAAGTTTGGAGTAATGGACAGTATAATACAGGCTGTACTGGAGAAGGGCGGAGTTGCGGATGAGGTTTTGGAGGGCCTGGAGGGTGTCGAGCTCACATGA
- a CDS encoding ATP-grasp domain-containing protein: MFKLGRSRAVASALNASKLQFAAPAARFPGVQQRRALSIHEYLSADLLRQYGIGVPKGSVAKSAKEAKEIAEKIGNDDMVIKAQVLAGGRGKGTFDNGLKGGVRVIYSPHEAEMFAEQMIGHNLITKQTGAGGRLCNAVYICERKFARREFYLAILMDRQNQCPVIVSSSQGGMDIETVAKETPDAINTNYIDINVGVTDEVAREIATKLGFSEQCIEEAKDTIQKLYKIFTEKDSTQIEINPLSETSDHKVLCMDAKFGFDDNAEFRQKDVFEWRDTTQEDPDEVRAAESNLNFIKLDGDIGCLVNGAGLAMATMDIIKLNGGQPANFLDVGGGATPAAIREAFELITSDAKVTAIFVNIFGGIVRCDAIATGLIKTVESMNLRIPIIARLQGTNVEQAHQLINDSGLKIFSIDDLQTAAEKAVQLSKVVKMARDIDVGVEFTLGI, encoded by the exons ATGTTCAAGCTCGGCCGTAGTCGTGCTGTGGCTTCGGCCCTCAACGCCTCAAAG CTCCAGTTTGCTGCCCCTGCCGCTCGATTCCCTGGCGTTCAACAACGACGAGCTCTGAGCATTCACGAGTACCTCTCTGCCGACCTCCTCCGACAG TACGGCATTGGTGTCCCCAAGGGTTCCGTCGCAAAGTCCGccaaggaggccaaggagatcGCTGAGAAGATTGGCAACGATGATATGGTTATCAAGGCCCAGGTCCTTGCCGGTGGCCGAGGAAAGGGTACGTTCGACAACGGCCTGAAGGGCGGTGTCCGTGTCATCTACTCTCCCCACGAGGCTGAGATGTTCGCCGAGCAGATGATCGGCCATaacctcatcaccaagcaGACGGGCGCTGGCGGCCGTCTCTGCAACGCTGTCTACATTTGCGAGCGCAAGTTTGCTCGTCGTGAGTTCTACCTCGCCATCCTCATGGACCGTCAGAACCAGTGCCCCGTCATCGTCTCCTCTTCCCAGGGCGGTATGGACATTGAGACCGTCGCCAAGGAGACCCCCGatgccatcaacaccaactaCATCGACATCAACGTCGGTGTCACCGACGAGGTTGCCCGCGAGATTGCCACTAAGCTCGGCTTCAGCGAGCAGTGCAtcgaggaggccaaggacaCCATCCAGAAGCTCTACAAGATCTTCACCGAGAAGGACTCTACCCAGATTGAGATCAACCCCCTCTCCGAGACCTCCGACCACAAGGTTCTCTGCATGGACGCCAAGTTCGGTTTCGACGACAACGCTGAGTTCCGACAGAAGGATGTCTTTGAGTGGCGCGACACCACCCAGGAGGACCCCGATGAGGTCCGCGCCGCTGAGtccaacctcaacttcatcaagcttgacGGTGATATCGGCTGCCTTGTCAACGGTGCCGGTCTTGCCATGGCTACcatggatatcatcaagCTGAACGGAGGCCAGCCCGCTAACTTCCTCGacgttggtggtggtgccaCTCCTGCTGCTATCCGAGAGGCTTTCGAGCTCATCACCAGCGATGCTAAGGTCACCGCTATCTTTGTCAACATCTTCGGTGGTATCGTCCGATGTGACGCTATCGCCACTGGTCTCATCAAGACCGTTGAGAGCATGAACCTCAGAATCCCCATCATTGCCCGTCTCCAGGGTACCAACGTTGAGCAGGCTCACCAGCTCATCAACGACTCCGGCCTCAAGATCTTCTCCATCGATGACCTACAAACCGCCGCCGAGAAGGCTGTCCAGCTGTCCAAGGTCGTCAAGATGG CCCGTGACATCGATGTCGGTGTCGAGTTCACCCTCGGTATCTAA
- a CDS encoding uncharacterized protein (expressed protein): MPSSVKSWFARHCAPPPPMTNNPLCPCTTCFNGGSHSNNSASFSMSSSPSSPVDSDNASLSSGTTCAASSYIETPTKQ, translated from the coding sequence ATGCCTTCTTCAGTCAAGAGCTGGTTCGCTCGTCACTGCgcacctccaccaccaatgACAAACAACCCTCTATGCCCATGCACGACCTGCTTCAACGGCGGTTCACACTCCAATAACTCAGCATCATTCTCCATgtcctcatcaccatcatcacccgTCGACTCAGACAACGCATCACTCAGCAGCGGTACAACCTGTGCTGCATCCTCATACATCGAGACCCCCACCAAACAATAA
- a CDS encoding cytochrome c549: protein MAGGDIKKGANLFKTRCAQCHTVEKDGGNKIGPALHGLWGRKTGSVEGYAYTDANKQKGIEWNDDTLFEYLENPKKYIPGTKMAFGGLKKAKDRNDLIAYLKDSTK from the exons ATGGCTGGCG GCGATATCAAGAAGGGTGCCAACCTCTTCAAGACCCGATGTGCTCAGTGCCACACCGTTGAGAAGGACGGCGGCAACAAGATCGGCCCTGCCCTGCACGGCCTCTGGGGCCGCAAGACTGGTTCCGTCGAGGGCTACGCCTACACCGATGCCAACAAGCAGAAGGGCATTGAGTGGAACGATGACACTCTCTTCGAGTACCTCGAGAACCCCAAGAAGTACATCCCCGGTACCAAGATGGCCTTCGgtggcttgaagaaggccaaggaccGCAACGACCTTATTGC CTACCTCAAGGACTCTACCAAATAA
- a CDS encoding uncharacterized protein (expressed protein) encodes MSHNYAFGINCERHFYHDTMPRTNLNAVKSDYISPILDRPVKRVIRANRFFFMSMFYFFDPTPSFFHHDFVIAELFPCASVAPAACAGPAAIGGQCTCLIFWRFCFFTPDMKMR; translated from the coding sequence ATGTCTCATAATTATGCATTTGGAATCAATTGTGAACGTCATTTTTACCATGATACGATGCCACGAACCAATCTCAATGCCGTCAAATCCGATTACATATCCCCGATACTCGATCGCCCCGTAAAGAGGGTCATCCGCGCAAACCGGTTCTTTTTCATGAGCATGTTTTATTTTTTCGATCCCACTCCAAGTTTTTTTCATCATGACTTTGTGATTGCCGAGCTATTTCCGTGCGCCTCCGTTGCTCCGGCGGCGTGTGCGGGACCTGCGGCGATCGGCGGGCAGTGTACTTGTCTGATTTTTTGGAGATTTTGCTTTTTTACCCCTGACATGAAAATGAGGTGA
- a CDS encoding 6-O-methylguanine DNA methyltransferase, whose amino-acid sequence MAAITKSKRPLEEPQEERKVKVTKTKKQASPTSPTSPADFTTIMASQLALIEASTRTPFEKSVWTLLCQIPRGSFSTYGIMAAHLKSSPRAVGNALRRNPFAPEVPCHRVVATGGALGGFKGKWPKDGEGITLDEKRKLLRGEGVRWDDKGKVIGTPFGGFT is encoded by the coding sequence ATGGCAGCCATCACCAAAAGCAAGCGACCCCTTGAAGAGCCCCAAGAAGAAcgcaaagtcaaagtcacAAAGACCAAGAAACAAGCATCACCTACATCACCGACCTCACCTGCTGACTTCACCAcaatcatggcttctcaatTAGCTCTCATCGAAGCATCCACTCGCACACCGTTTGAGAAGAGTGTGTGGACACTTCTCTGCCAGATTCCACGGgggagcttctcaacataCGGTATCATGGCCGCCCATTTAAAGTCGTCACCAAGAGCTGTAGGCAATGCGCTGCGACGAAATCCATTTGCACCAGAAGTACCATGTCACCGCGTTGTAGCTACTGGAGGTGCGCTGGGTGGGTTCAAGGGGAAGTGGCCAAAAGATGGTGAGGGAATCActcttgatgagaagaggaagctttTGAGAGGCGAAGGGGTGAGATGGGATGATAAGGGGAAGGTTATAGGAACACCCTTTGGTGGATTTACATGA
- a CDS encoding Fructosamine/Ketosamine-3-kinase, with protein sequence MPHTKVDPAIIEALGLDPANSAINSHGGSGFASTFKITSEKDGKPLNYFVKTGTGKEAEVMFRGEHASLNAIADSVPNFCPRSHAHGALAGRSGQYFLATDFLDLGSSAPGGSGKTLASKVAQLHTTPAPIPEGYDKPMFGFPVPTCCGATEQDNSWRESWADFYANNRLRHIARQAVRNNGSDPELEEVAEKVASKVVPRLIGDDVVKNIKPVVIHGDLWSGNHSKGQIGGQGGCEEVVYDPSAVYGHSEFELGIMNMFGGFTNHFWKEYHELVPKAEPVAEWPDRVKLYELYHHLNHYAMFGGGYRGGAMSIMRKLISKYA encoded by the exons ATGCCACATACGAAAGTCGACCCCGCTATCATTGAGGCCCTGGGGCTGGACCCCGCCAACTCGGCTATCAACTCTCATGGTGGATCGGGCTTTGCTTCTACGTTCAAGATAACGTCTGAGAAAGACGGAAAGCCTTTGAATTACTTTGTCAAGACTGGTACAGGGAAGGAAGCCGAGGTTATGTTCAGGG GTGAACATGCCTCCCTTAACGCCATAGCAGACTCAGTCCCAAACTTCTGTCCCAGATCTCACGCCCATGGAGCTCTAGCAGGTCGTTCAGGCCAATATTTCCTCGCCACTGACTTTCTCGATCTGGGGTCCTCAGCACCTGGAGGTTCAGGGAAGACTCTAGCTTCAAAGGTTGCGCAGCTACACACAACGCCTGCTCCCATCCCAGAAGGCTATGACAAGCCAATGTTTGGGTTCCCAGTCCCTACATGCTGCGGTGCTACAGAGCAAGATAACTCATGGCGGGAATCGTGGGCTGACTTTTACGCTAACAACCGTCTGAGACATATCGCGCGTCAGGCAGTTCGCAACAATGGTTCTGATCCTGAACTCGAAGAAGTTGCTGAGAAAGTTGCGAGTAAAGTTGTGCCACGGCTGATTGGGGATGATGTAGTAAAGAACATCAAACCTGTCGTTATCCATGGCGATCTATGGAGCGGGAACCATTCCAAGGGGCAGATTGGAGGTCAAGGCGGATGTGAAGAAGTTGTCTACGATCCCTCAGCTGTATATGGCCACTCCGAGTTTGAACTTGGCATCATGAACATGTTTGGCGGCTTCACCAACCACTTCTGGAAAGAGTACCATGAGCTGGTACCAAAGGCAGAGCCCGTAGCTGAGTGGCCAGACAGAGTGAAGCTATACGAACT ATACCATCACCTTAACCACTATGCCATGTTCGGCGGTGGCTACCGAGGAGGCGCCATGTCCATCATGAGGAAACTCATCAGCAAGTACGCATAG
- a CDS encoding arginine-tRNA-protein transferase, with protein sequence MYRPDQRRSCCPHYTIRLDSSQFKPSRDQRQTVNRFNKYVMGEAYMKEAARLYPKSRDQAKKRDNHFDLVERIHEAEEANLKNPPEAAHKLVVTLEHDDCTDEKFAVYQNYQAVVHKESPDEITKSGFRRFLCDSPLRRETMVTSDGRKRRLGSYHQCYRLDGKLVAIGVLDLLPECVSSVYFLYHESIHQHAPGKLGALYEIALSIEEGYGWWYPGYYIHSCPKMWYKIDYSPQYVLDPVSLTWDPLDRTVLDLLDKKPYVSLSLEKEPASREIEQGSASPAKDTNESDKAEDKGSDSAASDEDDNNWLFATGMPGIPPISTVADWDMDHIALKISPRAPLYETSDLVSWDEQGVEEYPGMRAGVAELIAAIGPDLMDRVCLDFSRRH encoded by the coding sequence ATGTACCGACCCGATCAACGTCGGTCATGTTGCCCACACTATACTATTCGTCTTGATTCTAGCCAGTTCAAACCATCCAGAGATCAACGACAGACCGTCAACCGTTTCAATAAGTATGTCATGGGAGAGGCTTACATGAAAGAAGCGGCTCGCCTATATCCCAAGTCGCGTGATCAGGCCAAGAAACGGGATAACCATTTTGATCTCGTCGAACGAATCCATGAGGCTGAAGAGGCTAACCTGAAGAACCCTCCTGAGGCTGCCCATAAACTCGTCGTGACTTTAGAGCATGACGATTGTACGGACGAGAAGTTTGCTGTTTACCAGAACTACCAGGCAGTAGTTCACAAGGAGTCTCCTGATGAAATTACCAAGAGCGGATTTAGACGCTTCCTTTGTGACTCACCTTTGAGGAGAGAAACAATGGTGACATCCGATGGGCGTAAACGTCGCCTGGGCTCGTATCACCAATGTTACAGGCTAGATGGTAAGCTAGTTGCCATTGGAGTGCTTGACCTTTTGCCCGAGTGTGTAAGCTCAGTATACTTTCTTTATCATGAAAGTATTCACCAGCATGCGCCAGGGAAGCTTGGTGCACTGTATGAGATTGCCTTATCCATCGAGGAGGGCTATGGCTGGTGGTACCCTGGCTATTATATACACAGTTGCCCCAAGATGTGGTACAAGATTGATTACTCACCTCAGTATGTTCTTGACCCTGTCTCATTGACATGGGACCCGCTGGATCGAACTGTGTTGGATCTCCTCGACAAAAAGCCGTACGTGAGCCTTTCGCTTGAAAAGGAACCGGCCTCTCGCGAGATTGAACAAGGTTCTGCGTCACCTGCCAAGGATACAAACGAGAGTGACAAAGCGGAGGACAAAGGTTCCGACTCTGCAGCATccgatgaagatgacaacAACTGGTTGTTTGCTACTGGGATGCCGGGCATACCTCCGATATCCACGGTCGCTGACTGGGATATGGATCATATCGCTTTGAAGATTTCCCCAAGAGCCCCATTATACGAAACCTCAGACCTTGTCAGCTGGGATGAACAGGGGGTCGAGGAATATCCGGGAATGAgagctggtgttgctgagCTCATCGCAGCAATTGGCCCTGACTTGATGGACCGGGTTTGCCTGGACTTTTCCCGGAGACACTAA
- a CDS encoding P-loop containing nucleoside triphosphate hydrolase protein, giving the protein MTLGAKRPRLNLRQGLDRDVYMVMKKLEDANDGKPFKTTTAVYEAIKRSNSSLSRQKKRPLEDSIDRVLQFRKEELGDSSDSEAELEEPPKPDDDRFLLNRQMTKHWHQNTTTATEVETATPPTSEAPRAIKKRRVQQDGEERVKDGVVTPKGALTDTDAAPTEKQDKAPLKKTQKTSRYKVEHPSGPIELGGVKEVQEDIIEQIHWLLKWPELYAANGWRGLPGLLLSGPPGIGKKSLIRSTAAKLDVPIVYLTGCFEDLERMERSLNDAIEEAMRVAPCIILIENLDWHMPKPGGSGHSEGHRRNVIQFMRQMQRIAAEQDKDRHILAMATTARITDVDPAVLKTGLFERTLQMRIPDLGARQDILKLVTRDMNLAEDVDFAELAKITHGFVGADIINVATLAQRQPQRRMRLVDQYRYHLLDISQIQSTQPQPDLMELADQQPSAPYPEPPSVPLAQEDFKKAIKDYTPSLRKEGFTVIPNVSWEQVGALQAARDQLNMSIIGPIKDPELYRRAGLGRPAGCLLWGPPGCGKTLVAQAVANEAQASFILINGPELLNKYVGESERAVRELFNRARSSTPCILFFDEMDSLVPKRDNASTEAGTRVVNALLTELDGVQDRTGVYVIGTTNRPDMIDPAMLRPGRLNVRLFIDLPTPDERVDILRAIYRTNHPDAAAEEFERLESIARDPRCTDFSGADLGGLHVKAAESALRRCLQGAKTAAEIDGVDWEHALSTTYRSVQNPETYRKLEVKLGKS; this is encoded by the coding sequence ATGACTCTAGGAGCCAAAAGACCTCGCCTCAACCTGAGGCAGGGTCTCGATCGCGATGTATACATGgtcatgaagaagctcgaggatGCGAATGACGGCAAGCCCTTCAAGACCACAACAGCCGTCTACGAAGCTATCAAGAGGTCAAATTCCAGCCTCAGCCGACAGAAGAAACGCCCTCTTGAAGATTCAATCGACCGTGTACTTCAATTCCGCAAGGAAGAGCTCGGCGATTCAAGCGACTCTGAAGCTGAACTCGAAGAACCACCCAAGCCCGACGACGACCGTTTCCTTCTTAATAGACAAATGACGAAGCACTGGCATCAAAATACGACAACTGCTACAGAGGTAGAAACGGCAACTCCACCCACGAGCGAAGCGCCCCGTGCGATCAAGAAGAGACGAGTACAgcaagatggagaagagcgGGTGAAGGATGGTGTGGTCACGCCCAAGGGCGCTTTGACGGACACAGATGCTGCGCCCACGGAAAAGCAAGACAAAGCACCTCTGAAGAAAACACAAAAGACGAGCCGCTACAAGGTCGAGCATCCTTCCGGTCCGATCGAGCTTGGGGGTGTGAAAGAAGTGCAGGAAGATATTATCGAACAAATACACTGGCTTCTCAAATGGCCAGAACTATACGCTGCCAACGGCTGGAGAGGGCTCCCTGGGCTTCTCCTCTCGGGCCCGCCTGGCATTGGCAAGAAGTCATTGATTCGATCAACAGCCGCGAAGCTTGACGTGCCAATTGTGTACCTTACCGGGTGCTTTGAGGACCTAGAGCGTATGGAGAGAAGCCTTAACGATGCGATCGAGGAAGCCATGCGAGTCGCCCCGtgcatcatcctcatcgagaACCTCGATTGGCATATGCCTAAGCCTGGAGGCAGTGGCCATAGCGAAGGCCATCGCCGCAACGTTATACAGTTCATGCGACAGATGCAGCGCATCGCAGCTGAGCAAGACAAGGACAGACACATTTTAGCCATGGCTACAACAGCAAGAATCACAGATGTCGACCCCGCAGTCCTCAAAACTGGACTTTTCGAACGTACGCTCCAGATGCGGATACCAGATCTCGGGGCTCGTCAGGATATCCTCAAGCTCGTTACCAGAGACATGAATCTAGCAGAGGATGTCGACTTTGCAGAGCTTGCCAAGATTACTCACGGATTCGTCGGCGCTGACATTATCAACGTCGCGACACTCGCCCAGCGACAACCGCAGAGACGAATGAGGCTCGTCGACCAATACCGTTACCATTTACTCGACATTTCACAAATTCAATCAACCCAGCCGCAACCAGATCTCATGGAACTCGCCGACCAACAGCCGTCTGCCCCTTATCCTGAACCTCCTAGTGTACCCCTGGCCCAGGAAGATTTCAAAAAGGCTATCAAAGACTATACCCCTTCCCTACGAAAGGAGGGCTTCACCGTCATCCCCAACGTCTCCTGGGAGCAAGTCGGTGCTCTGCAAGCAGCCCGCGACCAGCTCAACATGTCAATTATCGGACCCATCAAAGACCCCGAGCTCTACCGTCGTGCTGGCCTCGGCCGCCCAGCGGGTTGCCTTCTCTGGGGCCCTCCTGGCTGCGGTAAAACCCTCGTCGCCCAAGCTGTCGCCAACGAAGCCCAGGCCAGCTTCATCCTTATCAACGGACCCGAACTGCTCAATAAGTACGTCGGTGAATCAGAGCGCGCAGTACGTGAGTTATTCAACCGCGCACGCTCATCAACGCCCtgcatcctcttcttcgacgAAATGGATTCCCTTGTCCCAAAGCGTGATAACGCTTCCACAGAGGCAGGCACTCGTGTTGTCAACGCACTCCTCACTGAGCTCGATGGCGTCCAAGACCGCACAGGCGTATATGTTATCGGTACAACTAATCGACCGGATATGATCGACCCGGCTATGCTTCGACCCGGCCGTCTCAATGTGCGCCTCTTCATCGACCTCCCTACCCCTGACGAAAGGGTCGATATCCTCCGAGCCATCTATCGGACAAATCACCCCGACGCAGCAGCTGAGGAATTCGAGCGCCTCGAGTCTATTGCTCGAGACCCCCGCTGTACCGACTTTAGTGGTGCTGATCTAGGCGGGCTGCATGTGAAGGCTGCCGAAAGTGCCCTTCGGCGATGCCTTCAGGGGGCTAAAACTGCAGCCGAGATCGACGGGGTGGACTGGGAGCATGCCCTCTCAACTACCTATAGAAGTGTGCAGAATCCTGAGACTTACCGAAAGCTCGAAGTTAAGTTAGGGAAATCCTAG
- a CDS encoding Fe-binding Fe/S cluster assembly protein ISA1, with protein sequence MFASRSITRIALRRGCTLRQFSTSRPLAVSYHSYTLPTHTSTPPRNDDVPETSITQPDPLPKVHETRPPPQQPQHPQPPKQQEPAPTQNAAPAASASAPKLSETEAQKPKAARPRPKLRPRKAAMKLTPSAVEQLRELLDQPEPKLIKVGVRNRGCSGLAYNLEYVDKPGAFDETVEQDGVKVLIDSKALFSIIGSEMDYVEDKLNQRFVFKNPNIKEECGCGESFMV encoded by the exons ATGTTTGCCTCAAGATCGATAACGAGAATCGCCCTGCGACGAGGATGCACTCTGAGGCAGTTCTCGACGTCGAGACCTCTCGCTGTGTCCTACCACTCATATACTCTTCCAACACATACCTCGACGCCTCCCAGAAACGACGACGTTCCTGAAACTTCAATAACACAACCTGATCCTCTTCCTAAGGTCCACGAGACACgacctcctcctcaacaacctcagcACCCTCAACCACCTAAGCAACAAGAACCCGCGCCCACGCAAAATGCTGCTCCCGCCGCATCGGCATCAGCTCCGAAGCTCAGCGAAACAGAAGCTCAGAAGCCAAAGGCAGCCAGGCCACGACCTAAGCTACGACCGCGCAAGGCCGCTATGAAGTTGACGCCCTCTGCGGTGGAGCAATTGCGAGAATTGCTGGATCAGCCGGAACCTAAGCTCATCAAGGTCGGAGTACGGAACCGAGGATGCAGTGGCTTGGCGTACAATCTTGAATATGTTGATAAGCCGGGTGCTTTTGACGAGACGGTCGAGCAGGATGGCGTCAAGGTCTTGATTGATAGCAAGGCGCTGTTTAGCATCATTGGGAGTGAGATGGATTATGTTGAGGACAAGCTTAACCAGCGGTTTGTGTTCAAGAACCCGAACATCA AGGAGGAATGCGGCTGCGGAGAGTCTTTCATGGTCTAG
- a CDS encoding Snf7-domain-containing protein: LSLKRNQKLQTPSLDLNSHTPSPNNLSTSSYATKRIPTILIMGGNASKVTAQDKAILDMKNQRDRLHQYQRRITVLTDKETDIAKQMLAKGDKKRALLALRRKKYQESLLAKTDAQLAQLEKLTNDVEFALIQKDVVFGLQQGTKVLKEIHAEMGGIENVEKLMGETAEAIAYQQEVSDMLGGRISNQDEQEVEDELEALEAELTGPAKLPSVPVANLPEVQKNQPVEAQAERAKQPAMLAA; encoded by the exons CTATCATTGAAGCGAAACCAGAAACTTCAAACTCCTAGCCTCGACTTGAACAGCCACACACCTTCTCCTAACAACCTCTCGACAAGCTCATACGCCACCAAACGCATCCCCACGATCCTCATCATGGGCGGAAACGCAAGTAAAGTCACAGCCCAGGACAA GGCCATCCTGGACATGAAGAATCAGCGCGATAGACTTCACCAATACCAACGGCGCATAACAGTCCTCACAGATAAAGAGACCGATATCGCAAAGCAGATGCTGGCCAAGGGCGACAAGAAGCGCGCTCTGTTAGCCCTACGGCGCAAGAAGTATCAAGAGTCGCTACTAGCCAAGACAGATGCGCAATTAGCTCAGCTGGAGAAGTTGACGAACGATGTCGAGTTTGCGCTTATACAGAAGGATGTGGTGTTTGGGCTGCAGCAGGGAACCAAGGTTCTGAAGGAGATTCATGCTGAGATGGGTGGGATTGAGAATGtggagaagttgatgggCGAGACGGCGGAGGCTATTGCATACCAACAG GAAGTCAGCGATATGCTTGGAGGTCGTATCTCGAATCAGGACGAGCAAGAAGTGGAAGACGAACTGGAAGCTCTCGAAGCCGAACTCACAGGTCCAGCCAAGTTACCCTCTGTCCCCGTGGCGAATCTACCAGAAGTACAGAAGAACCAACCAGTTGAGGCACAAGCCGAGAGAGCGAAGCAACCAGCCATGCTGGCAGCATAG